In the Methylophilus sp. 5 genome, one interval contains:
- a CDS encoding cytochrome c, with translation MLGNTFKSALLISLMAFATGAMADITFSATQDGSTINIDKAMFDTDASKEFLATGKNPYIGNEDAIKKGKKIFNLYSCVACHGGKGEGAVGPGLIGANFRYAKDATNKGMFETIWHGTNGGMGAKGFGLMAPDDGIKPDEVLKVIAFIRSNSNVGTTGNE, from the coding sequence ATGTTAGGCAACACATTTAAATCAGCATTGTTGATTTCCTTGATGGCATTTGCCACAGGTGCGATGGCTGATATTACTTTTTCAGCTACTCAAGACGGCTCAACCATCAACATCGACAAGGCAATGTTTGATACAGACGCTTCTAAAGAATTTTTAGCGACTGGTAAAAACCCTTACATCGGTAACGAGGACGCCATCAAAAAAGGCAAAAAGATCTTCAATCTGTACTCTTGCGTGGCTTGTCACGGTGGTAAAGGTGAAGGCGCTGTAGGCCCAGGCCTGATTGGTGCAAACTTCCGTTATGCTAAAGATGCCACTAACAAAGGTATGTTTGAAACGATCTGGCACGGTACTAATGGTGGTATGGGTGCTAAAGGCTTTGGTTTGATGGCTCCAGATGATGGTATCAAACCAGATGAAGTGCTGAAAGTCATTGCTTTTATTCGTAGCAATAGCAATGTAGGCACCACAGGCAACGAGTAA
- a CDS encoding quinoprotein dehydrogenase-associated putative ABC transporter substrate-binding protein has translation MRTTWNILGAFAFAFATQSVVLAEEIDIPSINPDEGRIGEVRRVADESEFKVCSDPDNMPYSNIKLEGFEDKIAKVLADDLGKKLTFQYAYNRQGFLRNTINAMRCDVIIGMTSDFDGLRTSKPYYRSGHVFVWRKDSNYDITNWDSPDLKKGIIGIVDKSPATIPLNDYDLMTNARPYRLQRDLNLPTSFIIDDLVKGDIDVAVMWGPIAGYFAKNSKVPLEVRLIPEYNKVNLKGKEYWNISVAVRMKDKDRIKMINEALERNKDKIDAILKDYGIPTVPVVEGDSVYKK, from the coding sequence ATGAGAACTACATGGAATATATTGGGTGCGTTTGCGTTTGCGTTTGCAACACAGAGTGTTGTGTTGGCAGAGGAAATTGATATTCCGTCCATTAATCCCGATGAAGGTCGTATCGGTGAAGTGCGACGTGTCGCGGATGAGTCAGAGTTTAAGGTCTGTTCTGACCCGGATAATATGCCTTACTCCAACATCAAGCTGGAAGGCTTTGAAGACAAGATTGCCAAAGTGCTGGCAGATGACCTCGGTAAAAAATTAACTTTTCAATATGCGTATAATCGCCAGGGCTTTTTGCGTAACACTATCAATGCCATGCGCTGTGATGTCATCATCGGCATGACCTCTGATTTTGATGGTTTAAGAACCTCTAAGCCTTACTACCGCTCGGGTCACGTGTTCGTCTGGCGTAAGGACAGCAACTACGATATTACAAACTGGGACTCACCTGATCTGAAAAAAGGCATTATCGGCATTGTTGATAAAAGTCCGGCAACCATTCCTTTAAACGATTATGACCTGATGACCAATGCGCGCCCATACCGTTTGCAGCGTGACTTGAATTTGCCAACCAGCTTTATTATTGATGATCTGGTAAAAGGTGATATTGATGTGGCTGTGATGTGGGGCCCGATTGCAGGTTATTTTGCCAAAAACTCTAAAGTGCCTTTGGAGGTTCGCCTGATTCCTGAGTACAACAAGGTGAATCTTAAAGGCAAAGAATACTGGAACATTTCTGTGGCGGTGCGTATGAAAGATAAAGACCGCATCAAGATGATTAACGAAGCCCTGGAACGTAATAAAGATAAGATTGATGCAATCCTCAAAGATTACGGTATTCCAACAGTGCCTGTGGTTGAAGGTGACAGTGTGTATAAAAAATAA
- a CDS encoding NAD(P)/FAD-dependent oxidoreductase has translation MTDENDLHHVIIVGGGAGGLELATKLGDSLGKKKKARITLIDATRTHVWKPLLHEIAAGSMDPDRHELEYLAQAHWHHFKFRLGRMDGLNRSTREVLLAPVHDEDGNEIIARRSFKYDTLIIAVGSTTNDFGIKGAREFSMALDTQAQAQKFHRYLHNALLRAQTQPEPLKSGQLEVAIVGAGATGVELAAELHNTTRELAAYGLDKIDADRDVKISLIEASDRILPALPAKLSYAVDVELRKLRVNVFTGERVTEVSEKGITTHSGRTIPAELVVWAAGIKAPDFLKDIDGLETNRINQLVVNQHLQSSRDENIFAFGDCAACPWLGHDSTVPPRAQAAHQQSSLLVKTVKARVAGKAQLPEFHYTDYGSLVNLGKYSTVGSLMGTVAGGSMYIQGLFARVMYRSLYKMHLMALHGIFAVIVHTIGRIISRRTEPHVKLH, from the coding sequence GTGACAGACGAAAATGATTTACACCATGTCATCATTGTAGGTGGTGGTGCAGGTGGCCTGGAATTGGCGACTAAACTGGGTGACTCTCTGGGCAAAAAGAAAAAGGCCAGAATTACCCTGATTGATGCCACCAGGACCCATGTATGGAAACCGTTGTTACATGAAATTGCGGCAGGCAGTATGGATCCTGATCGCCATGAGCTGGAGTATTTGGCACAGGCGCACTGGCATCATTTCAAGTTCCGCCTGGGGCGCATGGATGGACTGAACCGCAGCACGCGTGAGGTGCTGCTGGCGCCCGTCCATGATGAGGATGGCAATGAAATTATTGCGCGCCGTTCATTCAAGTACGACACTCTGATTATTGCCGTCGGTAGTACGACCAATGATTTCGGCATTAAAGGCGCACGTGAGTTTTCAATGGCGCTCGATACGCAAGCACAGGCGCAAAAATTCCATCGTTATTTGCATAATGCTTTATTGCGCGCACAAACCCAGCCAGAGCCACTCAAATCTGGCCAGCTGGAAGTGGCGATTGTGGGTGCCGGGGCGACAGGTGTTGAGTTGGCAGCAGAGTTACATAATACGACGCGTGAGTTGGCGGCCTATGGCCTGGATAAGATTGATGCAGATCGTGACGTGAAAATCTCATTGATTGAAGCTAGCGACCGTATTTTGCCTGCATTGCCAGCAAAACTATCTTACGCAGTAGATGTTGAGTTGCGCAAGCTGCGTGTGAATGTGTTTACCGGCGAGCGCGTGACTGAGGTGTCTGAGAAGGGCATTACTACACACAGTGGCCGCACCATCCCGGCAGAACTCGTGGTGTGGGCGGCTGGTATCAAGGCCCCCGATTTCCTGAAAGATATTGATGGCCTGGAAACCAACCGGATTAATCAGTTGGTCGTGAATCAACATTTGCAAAGCTCGCGTGACGAGAATATTTTTGCCTTTGGTGATTGCGCGGCATGCCCATGGTTAGGCCATGACTCGACTGTACCACCGCGTGCGCAAGCCGCTCACCAGCAGTCCTCCTTGCTGGTAAAAACGGTTAAAGCGCGTGTCGCTGGTAAAGCGCAGTTGCCAGAGTTTCACTATACCGACTACGGTTCATTGGTGAATCTGGGTAAATACTCGACGGTAGGTAGCCTGATGGGTACGGTGGCAGGTGGCAGCATGTATATTCAAGGCTTGTTTGCACGCGTGATGTATCGCTCGTTGTACAAGATGCACTTAATGGCACTGCACGGCATTTTTGCTGTGATCGTGCATACCATTGGTCGCATCATCTCCAGACGTACTGAGCCGCACGTAAAACTGCATTAA
- a CDS encoding PhoH family protein has product MASAPHTKLFVLDTNVLMHDPSSLFRFEEHDVYLPMVTLEELDNNKKGLTEVARNARQASRFLEEIIGTIDTEKLEEGCPLGIQGNRHLTGKLFFQMEHVPTDLPGLAGSKADNQIISVALSLKKQFAKRNVILVSKDINIRIKARAMGVPAEDYFNDKVLEDSDMLYTGLRELPEDFWEAHSKDMHSWQEAGRMFYKISGPIVKSLLVNEFVFYEYNKPFHAIVRKIEDNSVVLEVVHDHHNPKHSVWGITARNREQNFALNLLMDPEIDFVTLLGQAGTGKTLLTLAAALTQTLDKKRYSEIIMTRVTVPVGEDIGFLPGTEEEKMAPWMGALEDNLDVLNKTDEDVGEWGRAATQDLIRTRIKIKSLNFMRGRTFLNKFLIIDEAQNLTPKQMKTLITRAGPGTKVVCLGNIAQIDTPYLTEGSSGLTYVVDRFKSWAHNGHITLVRGERSRLADFAAEVL; this is encoded by the coding sequence ATGGCCAGTGCTCCACACACCAAGCTTTTTGTTCTCGATACCAACGTTCTGATGCACGACCCTTCGTCACTGTTCAGATTTGAAGAGCACGATGTCTATTTGCCGATGGTGACATTGGAGGAACTAGACAATAACAAAAAGGGGCTGACTGAAGTCGCCCGCAACGCCCGTCAGGCCAGCCGTTTTCTGGAAGAAATCATCGGCACCATAGACACTGAAAAACTGGAAGAAGGCTGTCCACTTGGCATCCAGGGTAATCGCCACCTGACCGGCAAGCTGTTCTTCCAGATGGAACATGTGCCGACTGACCTGCCAGGCTTGGCAGGCAGCAAGGCCGATAACCAGATCATCAGCGTCGCCTTATCACTGAAGAAACAGTTTGCCAAACGCAATGTCATCCTGGTCAGCAAGGATATTAATATCCGCATTAAAGCCCGCGCCATGGGCGTTCCGGCTGAAGATTATTTCAATGATAAAGTGCTGGAAGACAGCGATATGCTGTATACCGGCCTGCGTGAGCTGCCGGAAGACTTTTGGGAAGCGCACAGCAAAGACATGCACTCCTGGCAAGAAGCAGGACGCATGTTTTATAAAATCAGCGGCCCCATCGTCAAGTCATTGCTGGTGAATGAATTTGTGTTTTATGAATACAACAAGCCGTTTCATGCCATCGTGCGCAAAATAGAAGATAATTCAGTCGTGCTGGAAGTGGTACACGATCACCACAACCCCAAACACAGTGTTTGGGGCATTACCGCTCGCAATCGCGAACAGAATTTCGCACTCAATTTGCTGATGGACCCTGAGATTGATTTTGTCACCCTATTAGGCCAGGCTGGCACCGGCAAAACCCTGCTGACGCTGGCTGCCGCGCTGACCCAAACACTGGACAAAAAACGCTATTCCGAGATCATCATGACCCGTGTCACCGTGCCGGTTGGTGAAGACATCGGCTTTTTGCCCGGCACTGAAGAAGAGAAAATGGCGCCATGGATGGGCGCACTGGAAGATAACCTCGACGTATTGAATAAAACGGATGAAGATGTAGGTGAATGGGGGCGTGCCGCCACTCAGGACCTCATCCGCACACGCATTAAAATTAAATCGTTAAATTTTATGCGTGGACGCACCTTCCTCAATAAGTTTTTAATCATCGACGAAGCGCAAAACCTGACCCCTAAACAAATGAAGACCCTGATTACACGCGCAGGCCCAGGTACCAAAGTGGTTTGCTTGGGCAACATTGCCCAGATTGATACACCCTACCTGACTGAAGGTAGCTCAGGCCTGACATATGTGGTGGATCGCTTCAAGAGCTGGGCACACAATGGCCATATCACGCTGGTGCGGGGCGAGCGTTCACGCCTGGCAGATTTTGCAGCCGAGGTCCTGTAG
- a CDS encoding PQQ-dependent dehydrogenase, methanol/ethanol family, producing the protein MQVNKIKLALGLVAALPLVAFAAADQESALKDANNWAHPRGQHNNNGYSALAQINKGNVKNLKAAWTFATGVNRGHEGSPVVVGNMMYVHTAFPNNVYALDLNDNQKIVWSYFPKQDPSVQAVLCCDNVSRGLGYGDGKIYLQQNDGMLVALDAKTGAKVWDVKNTDPKVGATNTNAPHVIKDKVLTGCSGAEFGVRCFIAAYNLKDGSLAWKAFSTGPDSEVLIGADFNKENPSYSALSVYEDVNGGNKQGGSFKKAANDSLKIGEKELGTRTWLKPQAVKDGWQHGGGSVWGWWPYDARTNLVYYGTGNPSVWNPDVRPGDNKWSMTIFARDLDTGVAKWGMQMTPHDEWDYDGINEVILFDKGGKTYAWHHDRNGFIYTWQAGNGTLVAAEKVHPFVNWATDVDLKTGVPSKLATASTHQDYNAKGVCPAALGTKDQQPAAYSPKTGLMYTPLNHVCMTYEPVESKYVAGQPWVGATLTMFAGPDGVMGGFGAYDPMTNKKVWYNKEKFSAWGGALTTASNIVFYGTLDRWFKAVDAQNGKELWKFQVGSGVIGNAFTYGNKGKQYVGVLSGIGGWAGVAMNLGMTNDTDALGAAGGYKELTKYNAAPGGGALNVFSL; encoded by the coding sequence ATGCAAGTTAACAAAATCAAATTGGCCTTGGGTCTGGTAGCAGCATTGCCATTGGTTGCTTTCGCAGCAGCTGACCAAGAGTCTGCGTTGAAAGATGCCAACAACTGGGCACATCCACGTGGTCAACACAACAACAACGGTTACAGCGCCTTGGCACAAATCAACAAGGGTAACGTTAAAAACCTGAAAGCAGCATGGACATTCGCAACCGGTGTAAACCGTGGTCACGAAGGTTCACCAGTTGTTGTGGGCAACATGATGTACGTTCACACAGCTTTCCCAAACAACGTATACGCTCTGGATCTGAACGACAATCAAAAAATCGTTTGGTCCTATTTCCCTAAGCAAGACCCAAGCGTTCAAGCAGTTCTGTGCTGTGACAACGTTTCTCGTGGTCTGGGCTACGGCGACGGTAAAATCTATCTGCAACAAAACGACGGTATGTTGGTTGCTTTAGATGCAAAAACCGGTGCTAAAGTATGGGATGTTAAGAACACTGACCCAAAAGTTGGTGCAACTAACACTAACGCACCACACGTGATCAAAGACAAAGTATTGACCGGTTGCTCAGGTGCTGAGTTCGGCGTACGTTGCTTTATCGCTGCATACAACCTGAAAGACGGCTCTCTGGCATGGAAAGCATTCTCTACAGGTCCAGACAGCGAAGTATTGATCGGTGCTGACTTCAACAAAGAAAACCCATCTTACAGTGCATTGTCAGTTTACGAAGATGTAAACGGCGGTAACAAACAAGGTGGTTCATTCAAGAAAGCCGCTAACGACAGCCTGAAAATTGGTGAAAAAGAACTGGGTACACGTACTTGGTTGAAACCACAAGCTGTTAAAGATGGCTGGCAACATGGTGGCGGTTCCGTATGGGGCTGGTGGCCGTATGATGCACGTACAAACCTGGTTTACTACGGTACTGGTAACCCATCCGTATGGAACCCAGATGTACGTCCAGGCGACAACAAATGGTCTATGACAATTTTTGCTCGTGATTTGGACACTGGCGTGGCTAAATGGGGCATGCAAATGACTCCACACGATGAGTGGGACTACGATGGTATTAACGAAGTAATCCTGTTCGACAAAGGTGGCAAAACATACGCATGGCACCATGACCGTAACGGTTTCATCTACACATGGCAAGCTGGTAACGGTACATTAGTTGCTGCTGAAAAAGTACACCCATTTGTTAACTGGGCAACTGATGTTGACCTGAAAACAGGCGTACCTAGCAAACTGGCTACCGCTTCTACTCACCAAGACTACAACGCTAAGGGTGTTTGCCCAGCTGCTTTGGGTACTAAAGACCAACAGCCTGCTGCTTACTCTCCAAAAACTGGTTTGATGTACACACCATTGAACCACGTATGTATGACATACGAGCCAGTTGAGTCCAAATACGTTGCTGGTCAACCATGGGTTGGTGCTACTTTGACTATGTTTGCTGGTCCTGACGGCGTAATGGGTGGCTTCGGCGCTTATGATCCAATGACCAACAAAAAAGTTTGGTACAACAAAGAGAAGTTCTCTGCTTGGGGCGGTGCTCTGACTACAGCTTCTAACATCGTGTTCTACGGTACTTTGGATCGTTGGTTCAAAGCTGTTGATGCACAAAATGGTAAAGAACTGTGGAAATTCCAAGTTGGTTCCGGCGTGATTGGTAATGCATTCACATACGGCAACAAGGGTAAACAATACGTTGGCGTACTGTCCGGTATCGGCGGTTGGGCTGGTGTTGCGATGAACCTTGGTATGACTAACGACACCGACGCACTGGGTGCTGCTGGTGGTTACAAAGAGTTGACCAAGTACAACGCTGCTCCTGGCGGCGGTGCACTGAATGTGTTCTCACTGTAA
- the lplT gene encoding lysophospholipid transporter LplT → MVKGFYTLLIAQFLSAIADNALLFAAIALLAQLNAPSWHEPLLREFFVISYIVLAPFVGPFADALPKGRVMFLSNGLKFIGCLMALVGVPPLYAYAMVGVGAAAYSPAKYGILTEMLPSKLLIKANAWMEGTTVTAIILGPVLGSTLSINNPYMGIACIMLLYLLAAGFNYYIPKVPIDHKVEQKTLRFLLKDFWHAFITLWKDPQSQVSLAVTTLFWGAGATLQFVVLQWADVRLGFSQQQATYLIAILAVGIAGGSIIASRYVELENAVKVLPAGIYMGILVISMIVIHSPILAGILLFVIGVLSGYFLVPLNSLLQHRGHHLLGAGHSIAVQNFNENIGILLLLGAYTWMVGAKLDINTIVAIFGVFIIISMSVISLIYRKQIKQ, encoded by the coding sequence ATGGTTAAAGGCTTTTATACCTTATTGATTGCCCAGTTTTTATCGGCAATCGCTGATAATGCACTCTTGTTTGCAGCGATAGCGCTGCTGGCCCAACTCAATGCACCGAGTTGGCATGAGCCACTGCTACGAGAGTTCTTTGTCATCTCCTACATTGTGCTGGCCCCTTTTGTCGGCCCTTTTGCCGACGCTTTGCCAAAGGGCCGCGTGATGTTTTTGAGTAACGGCCTGAAGTTTATCGGCTGTTTGATGGCGCTGGTCGGCGTGCCGCCATTGTATGCCTATGCAATGGTCGGTGTCGGCGCAGCCGCCTACTCGCCAGCGAAGTATGGCATCCTCACCGAGATGCTCCCTTCCAAGCTGTTGATTAAGGCCAATGCATGGATGGAAGGCACCACGGTAACGGCCATCATTCTCGGCCCGGTATTAGGCTCTACGCTATCCATAAACAACCCCTACATGGGCATCGCCTGCATCATGCTGCTATATTTACTGGCGGCGGGCTTTAACTATTACATCCCTAAAGTACCGATTGATCACAAGGTTGAGCAAAAAACATTGCGCTTTTTGCTCAAGGATTTCTGGCATGCGTTTATTACGCTATGGAAAGACCCCCAGAGCCAGGTATCGCTGGCGGTGACAACACTGTTTTGGGGCGCAGGCGCCACCTTACAGTTTGTGGTGCTGCAATGGGCCGATGTCCGATTAGGCTTCTCTCAACAACAAGCTACTTATTTGATTGCCATTCTGGCGGTAGGTATTGCTGGCGGCTCTATCATTGCGTCACGTTATGTTGAGCTTGAAAATGCAGTGAAAGTGTTACCGGCTGGCATTTATATGGGTATCCTGGTCATCAGCATGATTGTGATCCACAGCCCGATTCTAGCGGGCATCTTGCTGTTTGTGATTGGTGTGCTGTCAGGGTACTTTCTGGTGCCACTTAACTCGCTGCTACAACATAGAGGGCACCATTTGCTGGGTGCAGGCCACTCAATCGCGGTGCAAAACTTTAATGAGAATATCGGCATTTTACTGCTGCTGGGCGCCTATACCTGGATGGTCGGAGCAAAACTCGACATCAACACGATTGTGGCTATTTTTGGTGTGTTTATCATCATCAGCATGTCGGTGATTAGCCTGATTTATCGCAAGCAAATTAAGCAATAG
- a CDS encoding c-type cytochrome, which produces MRSMLLTTLLATMLAACNNGGQSGAAADAAADIKAIQFVATQDGQPMEIDLKMFDTPAAKEFLATGKNPYIGNEEAIKEGKKRFNLYSCVACHGGHGEGAVGPGLIGENFRYSKNATNKGMFETIWHGTNGGMGAKGFGLMAPDDGLKPDDVLKVIAFIRSHAKITGNE; this is translated from the coding sequence ATGAGAAGTATGCTTTTAACAACGCTGCTTGCCACAATGCTGGCAGCCTGTAATAACGGTGGTCAATCTGGTGCTGCAGCTGATGCCGCTGCCGACATTAAGGCGATTCAGTTTGTAGCCACACAAGATGGTCAGCCGATGGAGATTGACCTCAAGATGTTTGATACACCGGCAGCCAAGGAGTTTTTAGCGACAGGTAAGAATCCTTATATCGGCAATGAAGAGGCGATTAAAGAAGGTAAAAAAAGATTTAACCTGTATTCTTGTGTCGCCTGCCACGGTGGTCATGGTGAAGGGGCCGTCGGCCCTGGCTTGATCGGTGAGAATTTCCGTTACAGCAAAAATGCGACGAATAAAGGCATGTTTGAAACAATTTGGCATGGCACTAATGGCGGTATGGGTGCCAAGGGCTTTGGGTTGATGGCGCCGGATGACGGCTTAAAACCGGATGATGTATTGAAGGTCATCGCTTTTATTCGTAGTCATGCCAAAATTACTGGTAACGAATAA